From the Papaver somniferum cultivar HN1 chromosome 2, ASM357369v1, whole genome shotgun sequence genome, the window CGTTGATGCACTTGATGtctaataccaaatatgtatgtgatttttcttttgattcctctatatatcttcttttgtgtCTTATGTTCGGTACAAGTAATGAAAGACAATGACTACCTCGTGTATTTTGTGAATTTACATGTGATGAAGCAACAGTTATGTGCCATTTTACTCTAATTTATCATCTCAACTTTGGTATTCTATtgttttctatggattcagatacTTCTGTTCCAAAAAACAATAACATGATTAGTGTAAGAGTGCAACAATTAACACATAATCTAGATGTTAATAACTAGGACAAATGAAGCAGTAGTTATGAGTGGTCATCCAATCCATCATGATAAAATACTACGCAACAGTGACTAAGCAAAACTTTTTGGGGTTGTGGATGTAAACATAAATGGAAGCAAGTGAGACCCCAAAAAGTTTctggtatatatttttttttgaagcataaaataaaaatcattgaGTAAAAAATGTCCTTATCGTGCTGCATCTACACTGTAGAAAAGTAAATATATTCGTATGGGTCTCTAATATATCCTGATATTTTATGTGTCTAGACATAGTGTTGCATTTAGACGCAATTACCAATTTAGCTAATAAAaccaaattcctcaaaactaaTGGTCAGGTTTCTAATGTCTTGCACTGCCACCAACCACCACATCAGTTGGATAAGTATCTGGTATCTTGTTTGCACCACAAAAGAAATTGCTGTTCAAGGGTGCAATAAAGAGTAAATAGCTAATCTAAGATAGAAACATCGAACGGACCGGTGCACAAGATTGGGTGAACAGGTTACAGTAGAAAGTTGGAAATCATTCTTTGATGATTTGGAACCCATGGTAGGGACACTAAATACCACAACAtgacaacaataccaagaatgaCTACAGTCTATCGTTGGAAGGTGGAAAAAGAAAGAGCTATTGGTTCTGCAATCTACTCAGCAACACTGTTAAGGCTGGACTGGATCAGGACCAGTGTGGCATAGCACCGGCCTAAAAGGTAATGAAACAAGGACAAGAGAGGATTCTGACACCAGCACCACAAACTTAGCCTAGTGTGGAACTTTAGATAGCTGAGTTTCATGTGACAAGGAAATCTGATGCAAATAGATCTGATGGCATTCACCAGGGTGGCAGGGCAACCCTGCCAGCATCAAAGTCTTTCTCGTGACACTTGAAAAACCATTAGCAGACAGTGTATCAATCAGTGGTTAATTAGTTTAATCCTACAACAACAGATTACAATATTCGGCTAGCCCTAACCATCTTGTATCATTCATTGATTGCCTGACGTATTCACATCATTTTGTTTTCGAGGTTGCACATACAAAATCGGTTAGCCCTCAGAATGAGTTCAGGTATTGTGTACCAACTATGCTACACCCTTGACATATACATAGTTATGACTAACAAAATGTAAGAATAAAAAATGCAAGTTGCTTTAAGGAAGAAATGCTTACATACCGTGTAGTCGCTTTTGCCTTTGATCTTGAGACAACCATCCTTTGGCAATCTTCGACAGCAATGGAAGATTGATCTATAGAGAGGTCAAATAACTATGCCAGGGGaaagacaagaaaagaaaaagatttttgtttcaaggaaaaaggaatataTCTACTGATTTTGTGTTATAATGATATGATTGATTATATTGCCAGTTGAATGGTTTGCAATGAGCAAAAACTAGCCCATGTTGATTTGGCCAAACTAACTTGCTCTTTAAAGTTCTCATTTCATAATCACAAGTTTAATAATACAATAAAAACCAGATAATTGATAAAGTTTGATGTCCAGTTAAGAGTATGAATATACAGATTACGCACAACACATACAGGAAAGCATCCACCACAATTCACCATCTTCAATAACTTTGTATAATCTTCCTAATAAAGACATTATTTCTTTACCCGGACTTGAATAACAAGATTGCTTTCTGATCCAAGTAGAAGTAGACAAAATGATGTGTCTCATGGGTCACATATGAACCTGTAATGATAAATGGAAGATGCTTAATGTGGCATATAATTCTTACTAAATATAAAATTTCCATAAGTTCTATAGAGCAAAAAGAAGATTATTGAATAAGATAATGCATCTTAGTTCCAAGCTCAATCTGTAAATAAATATTCCCTCAACGGATGGTAAGATGAATTGGATGACCTAAATTTCTAAGCTGTAGCCGCAAATAACCTAAAAATAATTGGTCCCAACTCTCTCTATTAGAGTCTTCCTATTTCCAGAACTCTTCACTTTTACCAACCATCGACTCCTTTCCTCCCAAAACTCTATGAATTACACCTGAGTTGATGTATCTGGTTGCTTTCTTCATACAGCTCTGATACACATTACATATTAAAGCTAACAACTTTTAGATACCAGGATTCTACTGTCACACATGTAACAAACTGCTTAATCACCTCTCAGACAATCCAGAACTGGTACGTAGAAGGTAAACTCTATTTATAAATGGTTTCATTGACAACATAATATAAGAAGGGAGGTTTGAATGATTGATTCTCGACCTGCATTAAACAAAATTTTGCTCCATTTGGTCAAAGTCAGTACTACTACCATCCGTCATCTTAATGTAAGCTTTCATATCTCTAACAGCCCTCCAATTGATAAGATAGTCAGGCGTCCACTTAAGGTAAGAGACCAAACAAGAAACTCACATCCTAGACCGTACAAAGACAAAAAACTCTAATCTTCTCGTTCTTACAGACTACAAAACAGTGAACGAGTTAGCTAAAATATAAAATTTTCAGGCAAAGGTACTATGAATAGAGTAGACAAGAAATCACAATTGAGTGCCTCCTGGAATTCAGGAACAAAGACAAAACCTAATGCATGAAAGTTCAATATTTAACAGATAACATGTCTTAGATCCACCACAAAGAACACCGACGATCAGATGTCTGGTCACGGATAACAAGGATTATTACaaccagaaaaaaaaaagcatGTAGGGAAGTACAACGATGCTTTCAGGCTGACAATAATATTAATATATATTATAAACATTCGAGCAAATGGCAGGAGTACAACCAATCTCTATATACAGGATATTCAGCAAACCAACGCAGATTAGTGCAAACAAGCTCCAAATCAGCAAGAGCTACAGATAAAAATCATTAATACCGGCATAGTGAAACTTCACTTTCATGCATGAGTATTACCAATGAAATTTCAGAGAAGTACCAGTTAGCTGTTCCAAAAACAAGAACTTCTACCATGTGGTATCTATGCACATAAGAAAATTCATAACCATGTTATGCTGTATCATACTTCATATTATGGTTGTCCCAAAGAACGTATATCCAAATACTCAACAAATTGGTGAACAAGTCTAACTTGAGTAGATTTGCATAAGTTAATCTAAAGAATGATATCCTGGAAACTTGTGGTCTCACTATTAGCCATTAAATACATTAAGTAATGACAGTAACAACATATTTCTTCCTACCGGGGTTATTTGGGGTATTAAAAGAATATTCCGACTCCGAACCTGCTCAGTACCATGCTCATATTCTGAGTTCTAAACAGTGGATAGAAAAATGAACTGGCGTTGAAGTCTAATTCATTGCAAATAATCCTAAAATAATTATTTTCACTGCCTCCTCTTATTAATTACCCCATATATCCTGGACTCTTCACCTTTTACTTACCATAGACTTCCTTCTTGCCAAAATCTATGAGTAAGACCTGAGTTGACGTACTACTAGTATTGATCAGGTTGCTTCGGTCATATCGGGTTTGAACCTCTCTTTGTATATGACTGGGGGCTAACTACTTCAAGATACATTGCATATGTAATAAAATCATTATTCACCCTTCTACAACCCAGGAGATACATTGCACAACCTTGTCAGAGAAAGAAAGTGACGTAAGTCGTCTTTACAGATGGTTTTATTGACAACATAATATGAGAGGAGACCTAATTTTTGTTTCGTGATCTGCATTGTGGAAAATAACTACTGCCTCATGTTATCAACTTAGTACTACCTATTCCTCATGACTACCGGCAAAAAAGATACGCATGCCGACCAAATAACAGACCAAAAACAAGCACTGGGCTTTTCATTGTACAAGTTATAACGACGATAAGTGAGTTAGCCAAGTCATAAAGTTCTAAAGGTAAGGTACAAATTGTCTCGACAATTAGTTAATATTGAGTGCCTCATGGAAATCAGGAACAAGAACAAAAACAGACGCATGCAAGTGTAGTATCTAACAGCAAACATGTCTTAGTACCAACACGCAGAACACCGACAATGAGATGGTCCGGTCATGTGCAAAAAAAACGGATCATACAACAAATACGTATAAAGAAAGATGTGGGACGTATAATTGTACGTTCAGGCAGTGACAGTAAAATGATATAAACATCCAAGCAAATCGAAGGAGTAATAGCCAAAATTATACGCAAGAAATTCAGCAAATCCTACAAGAACTAGTGAAAATAAGCTTCTGGTTAAAAGGAGTTGTAGATAACCAGTAATTTCGTATAAGAAACGCCATGGTTTGGACTCAACGAGTAAATCTAGCACGAAGCACCCATCTATGTAACTACAGGAAAGATGTGTAACCATTTATTTgtttggaacatgaaaacttctaCCACGTGATTAAAGACTGACATCTGTGCACATAAGATATTACGAAACCATGTTATGTTGTTAAACTCTTCATAGTATGGTTACCCCAAATAAAGAACATCCAAAACTCCACAAATTGGTAAACAACTATATCATGTTGAAAATCATTTAATCTTGACAAAAAAAGTTCTGCACAcataaattaatttagaaaatGATTTGTAGCTGGAAATGCATGATCTCATTTTTAGCCATCAGAGTTATGCTAAACAATGCCAATTAAGCCTTCCTTTCTCTAGTATCATTGTGCCTTCCACTTCAgaactgaaatttgaagtttgtATCTTAACTGAAACAGACCTCAATACCAGGCACCCACATTCTCAGATCTACTTAAAACCACATAACTAGCCCCAACATTAGGGTTTAACAGAGAAATCTCAAACATGGGTATGAAAAAACTCCTaccgaaacaaaaaaaaaaaaaccagaataTCCCACATATCCAATCGATCCCTAACTACCCACACGAAAAATTAGCCACAAtagcaaaaacaaaataaattataaATAGAAATTCACCAAAATAATCAACAAACGAAAGGAAAATTACCGAAATTTCTGCCAACAATACAATGCCAAGTAGGTCCATGTTTCTTATCAAAATCCTTTTTTATATACTCAGCGATATCCTTCTCCACTCCATGTTTCTCAATTGCCTACAGAATTCACACGTCAATCAAATCAAACTCTTCCCCACtacataaaaaccctaaattcgaaacaaaataaaatgaataAAATTCAAGATAGAAAAAAACTAACCAAGATAGCACAATCGATAGCTTCTTTTTGCATATCTTCTTTCATATCAGCACTCTTAACAAGCACTTTCTTTGCTGTACCACTACTAGTAGATGATTTCCCCTCATCTATggaagattttagggttttagaacTAGGGTTTAGAAAATACCCTTTCTTGCTCTCTTCTGCCATTTTTCTCTGTGATTTTTGGAGGACTGGTTTTAGTATATGTCGTTGATTATAATAAAACGCGGTAAAAGTTCTTTCTAGAACTGATGGTCCACTCGTATGTGGGTCCCACTTCTCTTGAAGTTGCGGGGTCCTTTGAGCCCGATCTAGATTCTAGATTAGAGATCTGGTTGGTTAAAAATAGGAGTAAGGTGGGTCCCAGAGAATATTTCGTACTGGTTTTTCTCTGGTTTTGTTTGACTATCACCTACCTACTTTTGAAGCACTCATTATGTGA encodes:
- the LOC113348891 gene encoding dynein light chain 2, cytoplasmic-like — its product is MAEESKKGYFLNPSSKTLKSSIDEGKSSTSSGTAKKVLVKSADMKEDMQKEAIDCAILAIEKHGVEKDIAEYIKKDFDKKHGPTWHCIVGRNFGSYVTHETHHFVYFYLDQKAILLFKSG